One region of Polynucleobacter sp. SHI8 genomic DNA includes:
- the mnmE gene encoding tRNA uridine-5-carboxymethylaminomethyl(34) synthesis GTPase MnmE has translation MQAKRDPIIAQATAVGKAGIGVVRISGEGLNPLLRKLFDKSITPRFANLIHLRDENHQSIDQGLLTYFPAPHSFTGEDVIEFHGHGGVLVMNLVIQRFIELGQSLRLRLAKPGEFSERAFLNNKIDLAQAEAIADLIDANSIAAIKSANRSLSGVFSKKIDDLVEQLTHLRMLVEATLDFPEEEIEFLENANASKQWQDIHDTLKTVLHDSQQGALLKNGALVVLAGAPNVGKSSLLNQLAQQDIAIVTPIAGTTRDRIREEIYLDGIPLHIIDTAGLRESHDEVEKMGIERSWSAIGEADIILFLRDASKIDQADSNLLLQEIYTALKLDHQKSTHLIEVWNKKDQVKVRDEERLYISAKTGDGIENLKEQLLNALGWEKHSDNVILARQRHLDSLNLALNHVLEAHRYLSLGNASLELFAEELRLAQDELGEITGKLLPDELLGKIFSSFCIGK, from the coding sequence ATGCAAGCTAAACGCGACCCTATCATTGCTCAAGCAACAGCAGTAGGTAAGGCTGGTATTGGGGTCGTGCGGATCTCTGGTGAGGGGTTAAATCCTTTATTAAGGAAGTTATTCGATAAGTCAATAACTCCAAGATTTGCAAATCTAATTCATTTAAGAGATGAAAACCATCAGTCCATTGATCAGGGCTTATTGACTTATTTTCCTGCACCACATTCTTTCACTGGTGAAGACGTCATAGAGTTTCATGGTCACGGTGGGGTTCTGGTCATGAATCTAGTGATTCAACGATTTATCGAACTTGGACAAAGCTTGCGATTGCGTTTGGCTAAACCAGGAGAGTTCAGTGAACGAGCGTTTTTAAATAATAAAATTGATTTAGCTCAGGCCGAGGCAATTGCCGATTTGATTGATGCAAACTCCATTGCGGCGATTAAGAGCGCGAATCGATCTTTAAGTGGCGTCTTTTCCAAAAAAATCGATGATTTGGTCGAGCAACTGACACATTTAAGAATGTTGGTAGAAGCAACCTTAGATTTTCCTGAGGAGGAAATAGAGTTTTTAGAAAACGCGAATGCTTCTAAGCAATGGCAGGATATTCATGACACTTTGAAAACTGTTTTACATGACTCTCAACAGGGAGCGCTATTAAAAAATGGCGCACTCGTGGTATTGGCTGGGGCGCCCAATGTGGGTAAAAGCTCCTTGTTAAACCAATTAGCACAACAAGATATAGCAATTGTTACACCAATCGCCGGTACAACCCGTGATCGAATAAGAGAGGAAATATACCTAGATGGTATCCCTCTCCATATCATCGATACCGCAGGCCTTAGGGAGAGTCACGATGAGGTTGAAAAAATGGGCATTGAGAGATCATGGTCTGCCATAGGAGAGGCAGATATTATTTTATTTTTAAGAGATGCCTCCAAGATAGATCAAGCTGATAGTAATTTACTTCTGCAAGAAATATACACGGCATTAAAGTTAGACCATCAAAAATCTACACATCTAATAGAGGTATGGAATAAAAAAGACCAAGTTAAAGTTCGTGATGAAGAGCGACTATACATATCAGCAAAAACTGGTGACGGAATAGAAAATTTAAAAGAACAATTGTTGAATGCTCTAGGGTGGGAAAAACACTCTGATAACGTTATCTTAGCGAGGCAAAGGCATTTAGACTCACTAAATTTAGCGCTTAACCACGTTCTTGAGGCACATAGGTATTTATCTCTAGGTAATGCAAGTTTGGAATTATTTGCAGAAGAGTTACGTTTAGCACAAGACGAGTTAGGTGAAATTACGGGTAAATTACTCCCCGATGAGTTATTGGGAAAAATCTTTAGTTCATTTTGTATCGGTAAATAA